In Achromobacter xylosoxidans A8, a single window of DNA contains:
- a CDS encoding ABC transporter ATP-binding protein produces the protein MNASTPLLSIQNLSIALPKGGDRPYAVQDVSYDIRAGEILCIVGESGSGKSMSANAIMGLLPDYLTPQQGRILFRGQDLLRQDEATLQAMRGKDMAMIFQEPLSALNPLMTVGEQISEVMRVHNAYPGAQRLARTLELLAFVGLPDPATLYHVYPFRLSGGQRQRVMIAMALALEPALLIADEPTTALDVTTQAQILALIARIQKEKGMGVMFVTHDFGVVAEIAHRVAVMEKGILVEQGPAEDVLNRPRHPYTQRLIAAVPHRRGEERTAAADDPPVLDVRDLKKTYVVGRGWLGGKREVHAVNGVSFSVRRGETLGIVGESGSGKSTIGKCLLKLVGINGGQLIFNGQDIAAMPESRFRPLRHDIQMIFQDPFASLNPRHTVGRIISDGPVANGVPRAQAEARVRELLSLVGLDPSAFDRYPNQFSGGQRQRIGIARALALEPKVLVADESVSALDVSVQAQVLQLLHDLQQRLKIALVFITHDLRVAAQICNSVLVMHRGKVVEYGSPAQIFDNPQHAYTRQLIAAVPGQHWDPTKAQAA, from the coding sequence ATGAACGCATCCACGCCCCTGCTGTCCATCCAGAACCTGAGCATCGCCCTGCCCAAGGGCGGCGACCGCCCCTATGCCGTGCAGGACGTGTCCTACGACATCCGCGCCGGCGAAATCCTGTGCATCGTCGGCGAATCGGGTTCGGGCAAGTCCATGAGCGCCAACGCCATCATGGGGCTCCTGCCCGATTACCTGACGCCGCAGCAGGGCCGCATCCTGTTCCGCGGCCAGGACCTGCTGCGGCAGGACGAAGCCACCCTGCAAGCCATGCGCGGCAAGGACATGGCGATGATCTTCCAGGAGCCCCTGTCGGCGCTGAATCCGCTGATGACGGTGGGCGAACAGATCAGCGAAGTCATGCGCGTGCACAACGCCTATCCCGGCGCCCAGCGCCTGGCCCGCACGCTGGAACTGCTGGCTTTCGTGGGCCTGCCCGACCCCGCCACGCTCTACCACGTCTATCCTTTCCGCCTGTCCGGCGGCCAGCGACAGCGCGTGATGATCGCCATGGCGCTGGCGCTGGAACCCGCGCTCCTGATCGCCGATGAGCCCACCACCGCGCTGGACGTCACCACCCAGGCGCAGATCCTGGCGCTGATCGCCCGCATCCAGAAAGAGAAAGGCATGGGCGTCATGTTCGTCACGCATGACTTCGGCGTGGTGGCCGAGATCGCGCACCGGGTCGCCGTCATGGAAAAAGGCATCCTGGTGGAACAGGGGCCGGCCGAAGATGTGCTGAACCGCCCCCGCCATCCCTACACGCAGCGCCTGATCGCGGCGGTGCCCCACCGCCGCGGCGAGGAGCGCACCGCCGCCGCGGACGACCCGCCCGTGCTGGACGTGCGGGACTTGAAGAAGACCTACGTGGTGGGGCGCGGCTGGCTGGGCGGCAAGCGCGAGGTTCATGCCGTGAACGGCGTCAGCTTCAGCGTGCGGCGCGGCGAAACCCTGGGCATCGTGGGCGAGTCGGGCTCCGGCAAGTCCACCATCGGCAAGTGCCTGCTCAAGCTGGTGGGCATCAATGGCGGCCAGCTGATCTTCAACGGCCAGGACATCGCCGCCATGCCGGAATCGCGCTTCCGGCCGCTGCGCCACGACATCCAGATGATCTTCCAGGATCCGTTCGCCTCGCTGAACCCACGCCATACCGTGGGCCGCATCATCAGCGACGGCCCTGTCGCCAACGGCGTGCCGCGGGCCCAGGCCGAGGCTCGGGTGCGGGAACTGCTGTCGCTGGTCGGGCTGGACCCGTCCGCCTTCGACCGCTACCCCAACCAGTTTTCAGGCGGCCAACGCCAACGCATCGGCATCGCGCGCGCACTGGCGCTGGAGCCCAAGGTGCTGGTGGCCGACGAATCGGTGTCGGCGCTGGACGTGTCCGTCCAGGCTCAGGTGCTGCAGCTATTGCATGACTTGCAGCAACGTCTGAAGATTGCGCTGGTCTTCATCACCCACGACTTGCGCGTAGCGGCCCAGATCTGCAATTCCGTTCTGGTCATGCATCGCGGCAAGGTGGTCGAATACGGCTCGCCCGCGCAGATCTTCGACAACCCGCAGCACGCCTACACGCGGCAGCTGATCGCCGCGGTCCCCGGCCAGCATTGGGACCCGACCAAGGCGCAAGCGGCCTGA
- a CDS encoding cupin domain-containing protein, translating into MQRPAAIPTVQIDNDMVTVTEWRFPPGAETGWHRHGMNYVVVPQTTGPLLLDTPDGEITSQLTTGVAYYRPVGVEHNVINPSDTEFVFVEIELKHT; encoded by the coding sequence ATGCAACGCCCCGCCGCCATACCGACCGTGCAGATCGACAATGACATGGTCACCGTCACCGAATGGCGCTTCCCGCCCGGCGCCGAAACGGGATGGCACCGCCACGGCATGAATTACGTGGTGGTGCCGCAGACCACCGGCCCGCTGCTGCTCGATACGCCCGACGGCGAAATCACCAGCCAGCTCACCACCGGCGTGGCCTATTACCGGCCCGTGGGCGTGGAGCACAACGTCATCAATCCCAGCGACACCGAATTCGTGTTCGTCGAAATCGAACTCAAGCACACATAG
- a CDS encoding TRAP transporter substrate-binding protein: MMNRFKTRILVLATALSCAIAGVASAADVKPRLIRFGYGLNEESVQGRAARHLAQELEKISGGKLKMKTFGSANLGSDEQMQSALVGGVQEMMVGSTAPLAGMVKEFGVFDLPFLFNSEKEADAVLDGPVGQDMLKKLEAKGIIGLVYWENGFRNMTNSKRPIARAEDLQGIKLRVMQNQIALGVFNTLGANAVPMPFSELFTALETRTVDGQENPITTIQSSKFYEVQPYLTITRHVYTPWVVLASKKWWDTLSPEEQKLIRQAAASSRDFERQDSRADSQKAMTTLEKAGMKINTVSPEEVARMRQKVQPVVDKYTQELGPELVKQLNDEIQKARN, encoded by the coding sequence ATGATGAACCGTTTCAAAACCCGCATTCTTGTCCTGGCGACGGCGCTGTCCTGCGCCATCGCCGGTGTCGCGTCCGCCGCCGACGTCAAACCGCGCCTGATCCGTTTCGGCTACGGCCTGAACGAGGAAAGCGTCCAGGGCCGCGCCGCGCGCCATCTGGCGCAGGAGCTGGAAAAGATCAGCGGCGGCAAACTCAAGATGAAGACCTTCGGCTCGGCCAACCTGGGCTCGGACGAACAGATGCAAAGCGCGCTGGTGGGCGGCGTGCAGGAAATGATGGTGGGCTCCACCGCGCCGCTGGCCGGCATGGTCAAGGAATTCGGCGTGTTCGACCTGCCCTTCCTCTTCAACAGCGAAAAGGAAGCGGACGCCGTGCTGGACGGACCCGTAGGCCAGGACATGCTGAAGAAGCTGGAGGCCAAGGGCATCATCGGCCTGGTCTACTGGGAAAACGGCTTTCGCAACATGACCAACTCCAAGCGCCCCATCGCGCGCGCGGAAGACCTGCAGGGCATCAAGCTGCGCGTCATGCAGAACCAGATCGCGCTAGGCGTCTTCAACACGCTGGGCGCGAATGCCGTGCCCATGCCGTTCTCGGAGTTGTTCACCGCGCTGGAAACGCGCACCGTGGACGGCCAGGAGAACCCCATCACCACCATCCAGAGCAGCAAGTTCTATGAAGTGCAGCCCTACCTGACCATCACCCGGCACGTCTATACGCCCTGGGTGGTGCTGGCGTCCAAGAAATGGTGGGACACCCTGTCGCCCGAAGAACAGAAACTCATCCGCCAGGCGGCCGCGTCCTCGCGCGACTTTGAACGCCAGGACAGCCGGGCCGATTCCCAAAAGGCCATGACCACGCTGGAGAAGGCCGGCATGAAGATCAACACCGTCTCGCCTGAAGAGGTCGCGCGTATGCGTCAGAAGGTGCAACCGGTGGTCGACAAATACACCCAGGAACTCGGCCCCGAGCTGGTCAAACAGCTCAACGACGAAATCCAGAAGGCGCGCAACTAG
- a CDS encoding FadR/GntR family transcriptional regulator: MNTFQAAAVTRLYRVIADQIAGRIRAGEFPRGGRLPSERELAEQLQVSRASIREALIALEIEGYVEVRVGTGVFVTAAREAATPAAGYSAPGQDGIGPFDLLEARMLIEPECAGMAAQHGSPAQIAAIRDAHEGMSLGNSPGRHDREFHNAIAAACGNAAVAASVAHLWELTQTSPVYSRMEDYFVDTKVWAIAHAEHQRILIAIQARDPIRARHAMHAHLLGILARLREDFGDDNGAPQWCAAR; this comes from the coding sequence ATGAACACCTTCCAAGCCGCTGCCGTCACCCGCCTGTACCGCGTCATCGCCGACCAGATCGCCGGCCGGATCCGGGCCGGCGAATTCCCTCGCGGCGGGCGCCTGCCTTCTGAGCGGGAACTGGCCGAACAGCTGCAAGTCAGCCGCGCGTCGATCCGCGAAGCCCTGATCGCACTGGAAATCGAAGGCTATGTCGAGGTGCGCGTAGGTACGGGAGTCTTCGTCACCGCCGCCCGGGAAGCGGCCACGCCCGCCGCCGGCTACTCCGCGCCTGGACAGGACGGCATCGGCCCCTTCGACCTGCTGGAAGCGCGCATGCTGATCGAACCCGAATGCGCCGGCATGGCCGCGCAGCATGGGTCGCCCGCCCAGATCGCCGCCATCCGCGATGCTCACGAGGGCATGTCGCTAGGCAATTCGCCCGGCCGCCACGACCGCGAATTCCACAACGCCATCGCCGCCGCTTGCGGCAACGCCGCGGTCGCGGCCTCGGTGGCTCATTTGTGGGAATTGACGCAGACCAGCCCGGTGTACAGCCGCATGGAGGATTACTTCGTCGACACCAAGGTCTGGGCGATCGCCCATGCCGAGCACCAGCGCATCCTGATTGCCATTCAGGCGCGCGACCCGATCCGCGCGCGGCACGCCATGCATGCGCATCTGCTGGGCATCCTGGCACGCCTGCGAGAGGACTTTGGCGACGACAACGGCGCGCCGCAATGGTGCGCGGCACGCTGA
- a CDS encoding TRAP transporter large permease, whose protein sequence is MILTVFLLVLLGLIALGMPIAFALLLSAIAMMFQLDFFDTQILAQNMLSGANSFTLMAVPLFMLAGELMNAGGISRRIVNLASTFVGHIQGGLGYVAIFASVLLAALSGSAVADAAALGSLLIPMLREKGYDAGQASGLIAAGGIIAPIIPPSISFIIFGVATNVSITKLFFAGIAPGLMMGLTLVAVWTWVARKHGSIKPSPRVPWSKRWKALRESLWALMLPVIIIGGLRGGIFTPTEAAVVAAVYALLVSLFVYREISVRDLGPLFINAASTTAIVMFLVAAAMVSSYMITLADMPQDLIALLEPVLDQPRLLMFALLILLTLVGTVMDLTPTILILAPVLMPVVTKAGIDPVYFGVMFVMVGCVGLLTPPVGTVLNVVCGVARINMETIIRGVWRYVAAYTLLLVLLVIFPELITVPARWMH, encoded by the coding sequence ATGATCCTGACCGTCTTCCTGCTCGTGCTGCTGGGGCTGATCGCCCTGGGCATGCCTATCGCTTTCGCGCTGCTGCTCAGCGCGATCGCCATGATGTTTCAGCTGGACTTTTTCGATACCCAGATCCTGGCGCAGAACATGCTGTCGGGCGCCAACAGCTTCACGCTCATGGCGGTGCCGCTGTTCATGCTGGCCGGCGAACTGATGAACGCCGGCGGCATCTCGCGCCGCATCGTGAATCTGGCCAGCACCTTCGTGGGCCATATCCAGGGCGGCCTGGGTTATGTGGCCATCTTCGCCAGCGTGCTGCTGGCGGCGCTATCCGGCTCCGCCGTGGCCGACGCGGCGGCGCTGGGCTCGCTGCTCATCCCCATGCTGCGCGAAAAAGGCTACGACGCGGGCCAGGCCTCCGGGCTGATCGCGGCCGGCGGCATCATCGCGCCCATCATCCCGCCCTCGATCTCATTCATCATTTTTGGCGTCGCCACCAATGTGTCGATCACCAAGCTGTTCTTCGCCGGCATCGCGCCGGGCCTGATGATGGGCCTGACGCTGGTCGCGGTGTGGACCTGGGTGGCGCGCAAGCACGGCAGCATCAAGCCCTCGCCGCGCGTGCCCTGGAGCAAGCGCTGGAAGGCGCTGCGCGAATCGCTGTGGGCCCTGATGCTGCCGGTCATCATCATCGGCGGCTTGCGCGGCGGCATCTTCACGCCCACCGAGGCGGCCGTCGTCGCCGCGGTCTACGCGCTGCTGGTCAGCCTGTTCGTCTACCGCGAAATCAGCGTGCGTGACCTGGGGCCGCTCTTCATCAACGCCGCCAGCACCACCGCCATCGTCATGTTCCTGGTGGCCGCCGCCATGGTCTCGTCCTACATGATCACCCTGGCCGACATGCCGCAGGACCTGATCGCGCTGCTTGAGCCCGTGCTGGACCAGCCCAGGCTGTTGATGTTCGCCCTGCTGATCCTGCTGACGCTGGTGGGCACGGTGATGGACCTGACTCCGACCATCCTGATCCTGGCGCCGGTGCTGATGCCGGTGGTCACCAAGGCCGGCATCGACCCGGTCTACTTCGGCGTGATGTTCGTCATGGTGGGCTGCGTGGGCCTGCTGACGCCGCCGGTGGGCACCGTGCTCAACGTGGTCTGCGGCGTCGCCCGCATCAATATGGAAACCATCATCAGGGGCGTGTGGCGCTATGTCGCCGCCTACACGCTGCTGCTGGTCCTGCTGGTGATCTTCCCCGAGTTGATCACCGTACCTGCACGCTGGATGCATTAG
- a CDS encoding TRAP transporter small permease, with protein sequence MQASPPGRPGGTPLARAADWCFALQTWLMVACLAVMVVLLFGNVALRYLFNSGINVSDEISRLAFVWMIFLGSVIALRSHQHIGVSMLVERFGPAARRVSHVFCQLLILWVLWLMAEGSWTQTIIGLDTVLPVTGMSLAVFNAAALYAAAAMGILTLIDLVRVLAGGPLPAESSPEDPLV encoded by the coding sequence ATGCAAGCTTCCCCACCGGGGCGGCCCGGCGGTACGCCGCTGGCCCGCGCCGCCGATTGGTGCTTTGCGCTGCAGACCTGGCTGATGGTGGCCTGTCTGGCCGTCATGGTGGTGCTGCTGTTCGGCAACGTCGCGCTGCGCTACCTGTTCAACTCCGGCATCAATGTGTCCGACGAGATCTCCCGGCTGGCGTTCGTCTGGATGATCTTCCTGGGCTCGGTGATTGCGCTGCGCTCGCACCAGCACATCGGCGTCTCCATGCTGGTCGAACGTTTCGGCCCGGCCGCCCGCCGCGTCTCGCACGTGTTCTGCCAGTTGCTGATTCTGTGGGTGCTGTGGCTGATGGCAGAAGGCAGCTGGACGCAGACCATCATCGGCCTGGACACCGTGCTGCCCGTCACCGGCATGTCGCTGGCGGTGTTCAATGCCGCGGCGCTGTATGCGGCCGCCGCCATGGGCATCCTGACACTGATCGATCTGGTGCGCGTCCTTGCGGGCGGGCCCTTGCCGGCGGAATCCAGCCCCGAAGACCCGCTGGTCTGA
- a CDS encoding ABC transporter substrate-binding protein, with translation MKSKKWFSLSIGALVLAAALPATQALAQTKGGTLNMIVQPEPPVIVTAINQQGPTQFVAGKIYESLLTYSTELKPQPGLAKSWHASADGLTYTFHLQDNVKWHDGKPFTSEDVVFSLADMLPKTHARARVILNKFVESVQAPDAKTVVIKLKTPFPAFMLMFEPGFAPMMPKHIYAGTDYMTNPANQKPVGTGPFMFKEWKRGEYIKLTRNPDYWKPGKPYLDELVFNVIPDSASRAVAFERGSVDVLRGGDVDNVDIKRLRALPKVEYTTAGWEMFSPQAYLIFNMRKPPFDNLKVRQAVMAAINRNMVVNNIFFGLGKVSTSPFVTTEMFYDKNMPPLAFDMKKARALIKESGIKPEDYTIRQLSFPYGSTWDRLGEYTKQALEQLGFKVNLEATDAGGWASRTGNWDFDMTTTFTYQYGDPALGVQRLYVSSNIVKGSPFANVQGYSNPETDKQWETAASEVDPAKRQEIYTKLQTTLVNEIANGFLVDMEFPTLYRGNVKNLVKTAIGLNESFDDVYIEK, from the coding sequence GTGAAATCGAAAAAATGGTTCTCCCTAAGCATCGGCGCACTGGTCCTCGCGGCCGCGCTGCCCGCCACGCAGGCCCTGGCCCAGACCAAGGGCGGCACGCTGAACATGATCGTCCAGCCCGAACCGCCGGTGATCGTCACGGCTATCAACCAGCAGGGCCCCACGCAATTCGTCGCTGGCAAGATCTACGAGAGCCTGCTGACCTACTCCACCGAATTGAAGCCGCAGCCCGGCCTGGCGAAATCGTGGCACGCCTCGGCCGACGGCCTCACCTACACCTTCCACCTGCAGGACAACGTCAAGTGGCACGACGGCAAGCCCTTCACGTCCGAGGACGTGGTGTTCTCGCTGGCGGACATGCTGCCCAAGACCCATGCGCGCGCCCGCGTGATCCTCAACAAGTTCGTGGAATCGGTGCAGGCGCCGGACGCCAAGACGGTGGTCATCAAGCTGAAGACCCCCTTCCCCGCCTTCATGCTGATGTTCGAGCCGGGTTTTGCGCCCATGATGCCCAAGCACATTTACGCGGGCACCGACTACATGACCAATCCGGCCAACCAGAAGCCAGTCGGCACCGGCCCGTTCATGTTCAAGGAATGGAAGCGCGGCGAATACATCAAGCTGACCCGCAACCCCGACTACTGGAAGCCGGGCAAGCCCTATCTGGATGAGCTGGTGTTCAACGTCATCCCCGATTCGGCCTCGCGCGCGGTAGCCTTCGAGCGCGGCAGCGTGGACGTGCTGCGCGGCGGCGACGTGGACAACGTCGACATCAAGCGCCTGCGCGCCCTGCCCAAGGTCGAATACACCACGGCCGGCTGGGAGATGTTCTCGCCGCAGGCCTACCTGATCTTCAACATGCGCAAGCCGCCCTTCGACAACCTGAAGGTGCGTCAGGCGGTGATGGCGGCCATCAACCGCAACATGGTGGTCAACAACATCTTCTTCGGCCTGGGCAAGGTCTCCACCAGCCCCTTCGTCACCACCGAGATGTTCTACGACAAGAACATGCCGCCGCTGGCGTTCGACATGAAGAAGGCGCGCGCGCTGATCAAGGAATCCGGCATCAAGCCCGAGGACTACACGATCCGCCAGTTGAGCTTCCCCTACGGTTCCACCTGGGACCGCCTGGGCGAATACACCAAGCAGGCGCTGGAGCAGCTGGGCTTCAAGGTCAACCTGGAAGCCACCGACGCGGGCGGCTGGGCCAGCCGCACGGGCAACTGGGACTTCGACATGACCACCACCTTCACCTACCAGTACGGCGACCCCGCGCTGGGCGTGCAGCGGCTCTATGTCTCGTCGAACATCGTCAAGGGATCGCCGTTCGCCAATGTGCAGGGCTACAGCAATCCCGAGACCGACAAGCAGTGGGAAACCGCCGCATCCGAGGTGGATCCCGCCAAGCGCCAGGAGATCTACACCAAGCTGCAGACCACGCTGGTCAATGAGATTGCCAACGGCTTCCTGGTGGACATGGAGTTCCCCACGCTCTACCGCGGCAATGTGAAGAACCTGGTCAAGACCGCCATCGGCCTGAACGAGAGCTTCGACGACGTGTACATCGAGAAATAA
- a CDS encoding ABC transporter permease, protein MKSFARRYMRNYGAVAGLAIMLIVVLVALAAPLLYEESPWMMVADPLIPPFTNADYPFGTDMLGRDITAGLVWGARVSLMVGLLSTAVALVFGIVVGSVAGYCGGRVDDALMRFTEFFQTIPQLAMAVVLVAILSPSVYSIMGAIAVVSWPPAARLVRSEFMTLKQREFVQAAIVIGQTPARIVGTQILPNAMSPIIVSASFMVATAILTESSLSFLGLGDRNLMSWGFMIGAARTMIREAWWMSVWPGVAILLTVLAINLIGEGLNDALNPQLRKRGE, encoded by the coding sequence ATGAAGTCCTTTGCCCGGCGCTACATGCGCAATTACGGAGCGGTGGCCGGACTGGCCATCATGCTGATCGTGGTCCTGGTGGCCCTGGCCGCGCCGCTGCTGTACGAAGAATCGCCCTGGATGATGGTGGCCGACCCCCTGATTCCGCCGTTCACCAACGCCGACTATCCCTTCGGCACGGACATGCTGGGCCGCGACATCACGGCCGGACTGGTCTGGGGCGCCCGGGTTTCGCTGATGGTCGGCCTCCTGTCCACCGCCGTGGCGCTGGTCTTCGGCATCGTGGTCGGCTCGGTGGCGGGCTATTGCGGCGGCCGGGTGGACGATGCGCTGATGCGCTTCACCGAGTTCTTCCAGACCATTCCGCAATTGGCCATGGCCGTGGTGCTGGTGGCGATCCTGAGCCCCTCGGTCTATTCCATCATGGGCGCCATTGCCGTGGTGTCTTGGCCGCCGGCCGCGCGCCTGGTGCGTTCGGAGTTCATGACGCTCAAGCAGCGCGAGTTCGTGCAGGCCGCCATCGTCATCGGACAGACGCCAGCCCGCATCGTCGGCACCCAAATCCTGCCCAATGCCATGTCCCCCATCATCGTGTCGGCGTCCTTCATGGTCGCCACCGCCATCCTGACGGAATCCTCGCTGTCGTTCCTTGGATTGGGCGACCGCAACCTGATGAGCTGGGGCTTCATGATCGGCGCCGCGCGCACCATGATCCGCGAGGCCTGGTGGATGAGCGTCTGGCCCGGCGTGGCGATCCTGCTGACCGTGCTGGCCATCAACCTGATCGGCGAAGGCTTGAACGACGCCCTCAACCCGCAGCTGCGCAAGCGCGGCGAATAG
- a CDS encoding ABC transporter permease, producing MKFLSFLVSRIGKALVVVLGVVIINFFLIRLAPGDPAAVLAGQAGAGDAAYVEQLRVAFGLDKPILTQLMLYLKGVVQLDLGFSYRNHVPVLDLILERLPATFLLMSCAFVFSIVLGVFLGVVAAKARYRNKRRWIDSSVMTGALVLYATPLFWLSLMGILLFSVVLGWLPAFGMETVGANLSGWARAGDIAQHLILPTVTLGCFFMAVYVRLTRASMLEVIGMDFVKTARAKGVSPGRVIRAHVLRNALLPVITFAGIQLGQMAGGAVLTETVFAWPGIGRLMFDALLQRDYQLLLGIFLVTSIMVVVFNLLTDVLYRLIDPRIGAGAQQGAAA from the coding sequence ATGAAATTCCTGTCTTTCCTCGTTTCCCGCATCGGCAAGGCCCTGGTGGTCGTGCTGGGCGTGGTGATCATCAATTTCTTCCTGATCCGCCTGGCCCCTGGCGACCCCGCCGCCGTGCTGGCAGGCCAGGCCGGCGCGGGCGATGCCGCCTACGTCGAACAACTGCGCGTGGCCTTCGGCCTGGACAAGCCCATCCTGACCCAGCTGATGCTGTACCTGAAGGGCGTGGTGCAGCTGGACCTGGGGTTCTCATACCGCAACCACGTTCCGGTGCTGGACCTGATCCTGGAACGCCTGCCCGCCACCTTTCTGCTGATGTCCTGCGCATTCGTGTTCTCCATCGTGCTGGGCGTCTTCCTGGGCGTGGTGGCGGCCAAGGCCCGCTACCGCAACAAGCGCCGCTGGATCGATAGTTCCGTCATGACGGGCGCCCTGGTGCTGTATGCCACGCCGCTGTTCTGGCTGTCGCTGATGGGCATCCTGCTGTTCTCGGTGGTGCTGGGGTGGCTGCCGGCCTTCGGCATGGAGACCGTGGGAGCGAACCTGAGCGGTTGGGCGCGCGCGGGCGACATCGCCCAGCACCTGATCCTGCCCACTGTGACGCTGGGCTGCTTCTTCATGGCGGTCTACGTGCGGCTGACGCGCGCCTCCATGCTGGAAGTGATAGGCATGGATTTCGTCAAGACAGCGCGCGCCAAGGGCGTAAGCCCCGGCCGCGTGATCCGCGCCCACGTGCTGCGCAATGCGCTGCTGCCGGTCATCACCTTCGCCGGCATCCAGCTGGGGCAGATGGCGGGCGGCGCGGTGCTGACCGAAACCGTGTTCGCCTGGCCCGGCATAGGCCGGCTGATGTTCGACGCGCTGCTGCAGCGCGACTACCAGCTGCTGCTGGGCATCTTCCTGGTCACCTCCATCATGGTGGTGGTGTTCAACCTGCTGACCGACGTGCTGTACCGACTCATCGATCCGCGCATCGGCGCGGGCGCGCAGCAAGGAGCCGCCGCATGA
- a CDS encoding LacI family DNA-binding transcriptional regulator, with product MSIRKPRSSRAGRVTMQEVARRVGVSAITVSRALRTPDKVAEELRQRIARVCQELGYVPNHAASALASARSQTIVALIPSLSNVVFVDIIAGIKEELDRHGYHMLIGVTGYSPDEEEALLRKYLQHAPDGLILTGVDHNPGVWDLLDTQRIPTVHTIETLDGGEHMSVGFSQFDSGYAAGRHLVERGYRRIGIVGAQLDPRSLRRCEGCRQALRDAGLYDPALEIMTPEKSSIGLGASLLEQLRARHPDCDALFFCNDDLAQGAVFQCGRLGVPVPERMAIIGFHDVAGTAWTTPPLSTIATPRYQIGVSAAGLLMRHLAGEPVAERHVDLGFKLVQRETS from the coding sequence ATGTCCATCCGTAAACCCCGCAGTTCGCGCGCCGGCCGCGTCACCATGCAGGAGGTCGCGCGCCGCGTGGGCGTCAGCGCGATCACGGTATCGCGCGCACTGCGCACGCCGGACAAGGTGGCGGAGGAATTGCGCCAGCGCATCGCGCGGGTGTGCCAGGAACTGGGTTATGTGCCCAACCATGCTGCCAGCGCCTTGGCGTCGGCGCGCTCGCAGACCATCGTGGCGCTGATTCCGTCGCTGAGCAACGTGGTGTTCGTGGACATCATCGCGGGGATCAAGGAAGAGCTGGACCGTCACGGCTATCACATGCTGATCGGCGTGACCGGCTATTCGCCGGACGAGGAAGAAGCCCTGCTGCGAAAGTACCTGCAGCACGCCCCCGACGGCCTGATCCTGACGGGCGTCGATCACAATCCGGGCGTATGGGATTTGCTGGACACGCAGCGCATTCCGACCGTGCACACGATCGAGACGCTGGACGGCGGCGAACACATGAGCGTGGGGTTTTCGCAATTCGATTCCGGCTATGCCGCTGGCCGCCATCTGGTGGAGCGGGGCTACCGCCGCATCGGCATCGTGGGCGCGCAGCTGGATCCGCGTTCGCTGCGCCGCTGCGAGGGCTGCCGCCAGGCCTTGCGGGATGCGGGCCTGTACGATCCGGCCCTCGAAATCATGACGCCGGAGAAATCATCCATCGGCCTGGGGGCGTCCCTGCTGGAGCAGTTGCGCGCGCGCCATCCCGATTGCGACGCGCTTTTCTTCTGCAATGACGATTTGGCCCAGGGCGCGGTGTTCCAGTGTGGACGCCTGGGCGTGCCGGTACCCGAGCGCATGGCCATCATCGGCTTCCACGACGTGGCCGGCACGGCCTGGACCACGCCGCCGCTGTCGACGATCGCCACGCCGCGCTACCAGATCGGCGTATCGGCCGCGGGCCTGCTGATGCGGCACCTGGCGGGCGAGCCCGTCGCAGAACGCCATGTGGACCTGGGCTTCAAGCTGGTCCAGCGCGAAACCAGCTGA